The genomic segment GCTTGGTTTTCCATACGAAATTCAATCGGGAACGCGGCCCGGAATACCGGGTCGTGAGTGATCGCCAGCAGCGTAACCGGAAGCTCTCGGAGAACGGCGATCACCTTGTCCCGCGAGTCACTGTCCAGCGCCGCGGTGATCTCGTCGGCAAGAATGATGTCCCTGTTCATCAGGAGCCCGCGCGCGATGGCGATCCGCTGCTTTTCGCCGCCGGAGAGTTGCGAGGCTGGCCGGTCCAGAACGATCCCCGATAAACTCACGCGTTCAAGCACCTCCGCGATCTTCTCCGGAGTGGGCCTGTGCCGGGCGTTCAGCTTGAAGGTGAACGGCAACAGCAGAGCCTCGCGGACCGTTTCAGCACCCATCACCGGCTCCTGTTGCAGGAATGCGATTCGGTGGCGAATCGTCCCCTGTGTCGCCAAAGTAAGTTCGACTCCGCCGACCTCAATGGTCCCGGAGTCAACACCGCGCAGCCCCACGAGGGCACGCAGCAACGAAGATTTACCGCAACCGGAACTACCGGATAATGCCGCCTTCTCTCCCTTTCCCAGCTCAAAGGTTACGCCGGAACAAAGAATCCGGTCTGCAGCCGAGAGAGTCACATTTTTCACTTCGATCATAATTCCCGCTTACTCCCTATCTGGAACGCTCCCCGGCCACCATCCACAATGCGACCCATAACGTGAGGTTTCCCTCAGGAAAACTGATTCTGAATAGAG from the Desulfobacterales bacterium genome contains:
- a CDS encoding ATP-binding cassette domain-containing protein, which translates into the protein MIEVKNVTLSAADRILCSGVTFELGKGEKAALSGSSGCGKSSLLRALVGLRGVDSGTIEVGGVELTLATQGTIRHRIAFLQQEPVMGAETVREALLLPFTFKLNARHRPTPEKIAEVLERVSLSGIVLDRPASQLSGGEKQRIAIARGLLMNRDIILADEITAALDSDSRDKVIAVLRELPVTLLAITHDPVFRAAFPIEFRMENQALRKVRP